TAAGGGCGAAGTAGCCGACGCCGTAGTACGCGCCGTCGAACGCACGGGAGGCAAACTGACGAAAGAAGACCTTGCGGGATATAAGATGTTTGAGCGCACGCCGATAACCGGCAGCTACAGAGGCTATCAGATATACTCCATGCCCCCCTCTTCAAGCGGCGGAACGCATATCGTGCAGCTTCTCAACATCATGGAAAATTTCGACGTCAAAGCCATGAAGCCCGGTTCTGCAAAATTCGCGCACGTATGGGCCGAAGCAACGAAACTGGCCTTCGCGGACCGCGGTAAATATATGGCAGACACAGCCTTTGTAAAAGTTCCGCTAAACGGACTCCAGTCAAAGGCGTACGCAAAGACTCAGGCCGCGAAGATCGACATGAAAAAGGTGAACGCAAACGCCGAAGCAGGCGACCCATGGAAATACGACAAGGGCACCGCAAGCGCCTATATCGCGGGGCTTGGCTCAGAACGCCAGTCGACGAGCAGCTTCTCCGTAGTCGACCAAAACGGCAACATCGTCACATCGACAAACACAATCAACTACTTCTGCGGCTCGTCGGTATATGTGCCGGAATACGGTTTTCTCCTCAACGACGAAATGGACGACTTCTCACAGGATCCAAAGAGCGTAAACGCGCCGGAACCTGGCAAACGTCCGCTCTCCTCAATGAGCCCGACGATAGTGCTCGACCCGAGCGGCAGAGCCTTCATGAGCATTGGCGCGGCGGGCGCTACGCGCATCATCACTGCCGTCTCCCAGATAATCATGAATGTTATAGATTTCGGCATGGAGATGGACGAAGCGATAGAGCAGACCCGTTTCCACAACCAGAGCGGAACGCTCCTTCGCGTAGACCAGGGCCGCACGCAGGATACGACCATGGCGCTGCTTGGCATGGAAGGCTATAAAATAGAAGAGGTCGGCCCCGGTACGCTTGGGACAGCGCAGGGCATCCTTTTCGATCATGCAAAAGGCCGTATGAACGGCGGCGCGGACAGCCGCAGGCTCGGAGTGCCGGTAGGCTTCTAAGTTCGGAGATCAGAGTCCAAACGATCAACGCAACGGAGCGCGGCCGAAATCGGCCGCGCTCCGTGTGATGATCGCGGGGATGTATCTCTACTTGATTAATTTACAGTTATCTGTTTATATATCAAGTATAAATGATTATGTATTACAAGATGTGCAAAATAGAGGCGATAGGTATGAATAGTAATAGTCCATTTAGTTCATTAAGCCAATACGCGCCAAGCGCTGCATTTAATACCAGCGTAGAGACTCTGGTAGTACAAACGTTGCGTTCAGCGATAACCCAGGGGGCCTTTTATCCAGGACAGGAGATAGACGAAGCGGCAATCGCCGAAGGCCTCCAAATTAGTAAAATGCCGGTAAGGCAGGCGATAGCAGCTTTAGAAGTTGAGGGGTTGGTGACCAAAGTACCGAGAAAAAAAGTATATGTTACCAGTTTGGATAAACACGATATTGAAGAAATCTATACGACACGCATTGCCCTTGAGGAGGTTGCTATAAGAACAGCCATTAAGAAAGCCACGGAAAAAGACTATCAACTGTTGGAAGAAAATCTTGCGATACCACTCTCTCAGATGGGAGGTTACGTCGGGTTTCTTGAGGTGGATAAAGAGTTCCATTCGTTGCTTTATTCTCCATCAGGGTGGCATCGTGTAATAAAATATTTACAACAGCTACGAAACAACACGGCAATGTATAGAATATTGAGGGAACCGCTACCGTCGGAAAAACTTCTACTTTCATTAGAAGAACATCACGCTATTTATATAGCCTATTTAAAGAAAGATGAAGAAATGACTGCAAAGCTGTTAAGGGAGCATACTTTACGCACGATACCAAGTCTTAATGACATAACTAGAGCGAATGACACGGTATCTCTGCTCCAGAAACTCAAATAACCGCATTATTTTTAATATAACAGGGAGGACTTTTATATATTGATAAAAGTCCTCCCTGTTTATTTGTCCAAGCTAAATTATAACTTGACATTAGAACATATTATGATATAAATAATATAAGATAAAAAATCATAAATACAATTTATATACAATCTGCTGTGGAGAAGAGAAAGGGGGAAGAAATAGTACATTCATCTGTAGCGCGATTGTCAAAGGGGTGGAAATATGAGTGATGTGCAGAATTGTAAATATGATTTCATAGCTGGCACGATATCCTTTATCGCCGGTGTGGGGTTATATATCAATGTTCAAATGCAAGATATGATGAAATTCGATCTGTTAGGCTCTAAGTTTTTTCCCAAGGTTGCGTGTGTTGGTATGATGTTACTAGGAGGTATCTTAGTACTCCAGTCTATCGCAAAGTTAAAGTATCTAAAAGCTGAAGGAAACGATGAGGCCGAAACGAAAGAAAGTTTCTTTAATAGAAAAAAGGCTTTGTTTGTAGTTTACTCAGTAACATATTTTACGGCACTTGAATTTTCTGCAGGTTTCCTGCTCATGACTCCTATCTACATGTTTTTAAATATTCTTTTGTTGAAGCATGGAAAACCTTCGATAGCAGAGACACTGACATACGTTATTTTCTCAATTGTAGTGTCTACTGTCACCCATCAGTTCTTTAGTAAAATTCTTTACCTACTTCTTCCGTAATAAAGAGGTGTAAAAAGTGAATCCAGATATTATTCAGGGTATCAGTAGTATCTTTGCTCCGTTTCCATTTATGCTTATGTTGCTTGGTACTTTTGTAGGTATTGTTTTTGGCGCGATTCCAGGGTTGACGGCAACGATGGGTATTGTACTTTTTCTTCCACTTACTTTTAAGATAGACCCTGTTTCTTCTATATGTCTCCTGCTTGGTATCTATACAGGAGGTATATCCGGAGGGCTTGTCTCAGCGGCTCTACTTAGAATGCCAGGTACGCCGTCTTCAGTAGCTACGACTTTTGATGCATACCCGATGTCTCAAAAGGGTGAGCCCGGTAGAGCACTTGGGATAGGAATTTTTGCTTCGTTTATAGGTGGGCTTTTCAGTTCAATAGCCCTAATATTTGTGGCGCCGCAGGTTGCAAAAATTGCACTTACCTTTGGAAATTTTGAATATTTTTCAGTGTCGCTCCTTGCATTGAGCATTGTCATAGTGCTTTCAAAAAAATCCATGATAAAAGGATTGTTGGCTACATTTATAGGACTTTTCTTCGCAACCGTTGGTAGTTCTGAAATAGACATGGTTCCACGCTTTACATTTGGATTTGAAGAGCTTGAGGCTGGATTTAATATAATGCCTTTTCTAATAGGGTTATATGCTATATCACAGATAATTTCCGATATGGGATCGAATAACGATGTGCTTGTTCCAGATGTACCGATTACAAATGTATGGATAGGATTCAGAAATTTCTTTAAAGGAGATTTCTCGAATGTGATGCAGAGTACCCTTATCGGTTTTTTTATAGGACTTCTTCCCGGTATCGGAGGTGCCACTGCTAATGTAGTCTCTTACGGAAACGCGAAATCTCATTCAAAACATCCAGAACTTTTTGGTACTGGATATAAAAGTGGGATAATAGCATCAGAAACTTCTAATAATGCGGTGATAGCAGGAGCACTTGTACCTATGCTCACTATGGGCATTCCAGGGGATGCTACCACCGCAGTATTAGTTGGAGCACTGATGATACATGGTCTGCAGCCCGGTCCGATGCTTTTTAACACTAACGCTGCTTTTGTCTATAGTACTTTCTCAGCGGTATTTTTTTCAAATTTGGCCATGTTTATAATGATGCTTGTGGCTATACGGATTTTTATCAAGGCTCTCAGCATACCTAAGACATATCTATTACCCTTCATTATTGTGATGTGCGTTGTGGGTGCCTATGCACTTAATAATCGAATCTTTGACGCTTGGCTTTTGCTTTTCTTTGGGCTTGTAGGGTACTGTCTAGAAAAATTAGAATTTCCAATGACGCCTGCTATTTTAGGTTTTGTTCTCGCTCCTTTGATAGAGAACAATTTGAGGCAAGGGCTGATGTCTAGTAACGGAAGCTATCTGCCTTTATTGGAAGGGAAAATATCTCTTATTTGCCTCGCTTTGGCAGTCATTTCGCTCACATGGCCTTTTGTCAGCGGAGTAATTAAGAGGGTTAAAAATGTAATTTGATTTAACTGTAATGATAAATAAAAAACTCAAGGAGGTTGTATTCTTATGTTCAAAAAATATGTGGCAGTGTTGATGTGTGTGTTGTCTTTAGTAGCATGTTCGTGTGTAGCCGCTATAGCGGCTGATACATATCCTTCAAAACCAATCAAAATGGTAGTTGGGTATGCTCCGGGCGGTGGAGTGGACACTACTGCAAGAATCTTTGCAAAATATGCGGAAGAGTTCCTTGGCCAGCCAATCATCATAACGAATATTACTGGTGGAGGTGGAAGTATTGGTGCAAGAGAGGTGTTAAAGGCGAAACCAGACGGATACACGTTGCTATGGATGCATGAAGCTATACTCTCGGGGTATATAACGGGAGTTGCTAAGTTCAGTTGGGAGGAATTTACACCACTTGGCAAGGCTGTTGCCACATGTGATGCCATCGTTGTCAAGGCTGATGCTCCGTGGAAAACCATAGACGAATTTATGGTTTATCTCAATAAAAATCCGGGCAAGGTTAAAATGCCAGTAGAGATAGGCTCAATGAGTCAGTTAGAGCTTGCCGCAATTGACAATGCTGCAGGTGGCAAAAAAATCGTCGCTGTGAGTGGCGGTGGTGGAGCTACGCGAATCCCTAAACTACTCGGAGGCTTTCTTGATGCTGCTTCTCTGAATGCTCCGTCAATCCCGCAATATGTTAAAGATGGTTCCCTTCGTCCTTTGGCGGTTTGCACTCCCGAACGTAGTCCGTTTTTTCCGGGGCTTCCTACATTGAAGGAACGTGGTTACGATGTAAATAAACCATTTAATATGTACGTTTTTGGGCCAAAGGAGCTTCCGAAAGCAGTTGTGATAAAGATTAACGGTGCGCTTAAGCAAATGACCGCGGATCCTAGAGTAAAGAAAGATCTTGCCGCCATATTAGCAAGTCCAAGCTTTATGACACCCGAAGAACAGGTAAAGTACCTTGCCAATCTTACAAAATATCTTCAGGGTGTTGCTAAAAAAGCTGGAATTAATCAGAAATAACGGACCAACAAATCTAATGGCCGGAGAGAGTTTGTTCTCTTCGGCTGTATATCTCTAATTTTTCAAGGAGTTCACTCATGGATAACTCAAGAAACATAATTCTAACTACTAAAAGATTACCGAGTGATGAAATAGTTAATGGCGCTGACCGTGCAGGGCATAGGGCGTTGCTATATTCTCTTGGGATAGAAAAAGACGAAATGACACGTCCGTTTATAGCTGTGGTGAATAGTTGGAATGAAATCGTCCCCGGCTGTGCACCGCTGAAAGAAATTGCTTCGTTTGTAAAAAGGGGAATTTCTGAGGCTGGCGGCCTCCCGTTTGAATTCTGTACTATCGGGGTTTGCGACGGACTGGCTCAGGGACATCGCGGCATGTCATATTCTCTTCCCAGCAGAGAAGTTATTGCTGATTCTATTGAAATAATGCTTAAGGCTCACTGTTTTGACGGAGCTGTCTTTTTAGGAAGCTGCGATAAGATTATTCCAGGAATGCTGATGGCGGCCCTTCGCGTGAATATTCCCTCGATTTTTGTGCAAAGCGGGCCAATGCAGAACGGTTGCTACAAAGGGCAAAAACTCTCTCTGCCGTCGTTGCGTGAATATACTGGCAAATTTTTTGAATCTCATATCACCGCTGAAGAACTTGAGAAAATAGAAAAAAGTACGATGCCAACTCTAGGAAGCTGTGCAATGCTGGGAACTGCTAATTCTATGAGTTGTGTCGTAGAAACCCTTGGTCTCGGGCTGCCGATGACCGCCACGACCCCTCCGTTCACATCCCAGAAAAAACAAGAAGCGGTACGTGCTGGAAGGATAGTCGTTGATTTGGTCTACAAAGGGCGTAGGCCAAAAGATTATGTCACCAAAAATTCTATAGAAAATGCCCTGAGGGTCGGATTTGCGATAGGTTCTTCGACCAATCTTGTTCTTCATATCAGTGAGATTGCAAAAGAGGCCGGAATAGACATCTCATTGACGGAAATGGATGAAATAAGCGAATCGACACCGTACATCTCCAAACTTCATCCCTCT
The sequence above is drawn from the Cloacibacillus sp. genome and encodes:
- a CDS encoding tripartite tricarboxylate transporter TctB family protein, with the translated sequence MSDVQNCKYDFIAGTISFIAGVGLYINVQMQDMMKFDLLGSKFFPKVACVGMMLLGGILVLQSIAKLKYLKAEGNDEAETKESFFNRKKALFVVYSVTYFTALEFSAGFLLMTPIYMFLNILLLKHGKPSIAETLTYVIFSIVVSTVTHQFFSKILYLLLP
- a CDS encoding tripartite tricarboxylate transporter permease gives rise to the protein MNPDIIQGISSIFAPFPFMLMLLGTFVGIVFGAIPGLTATMGIVLFLPLTFKIDPVSSICLLLGIYTGGISGGLVSAALLRMPGTPSSVATTFDAYPMSQKGEPGRALGIGIFASFIGGLFSSIALIFVAPQVAKIALTFGNFEYFSVSLLALSIVIVLSKKSMIKGLLATFIGLFFATVGSSEIDMVPRFTFGFEELEAGFNIMPFLIGLYAISQIISDMGSNNDVLVPDVPITNVWIGFRNFFKGDFSNVMQSTLIGFFIGLLPGIGGATANVVSYGNAKSHSKHPELFGTGYKSGIIASETSNNAVIAGALVPMLTMGIPGDATTAVLVGALMIHGLQPGPMLFNTNAAFVYSTFSAVFFSNLAMFIMMLVAIRIFIKALSIPKTYLLPFIIVMCVVGAYALNNRIFDAWLLLFFGLVGYCLEKLEFPMTPAILGFVLAPLIENNLRQGLMSSNGSYLPLLEGKISLICLALAVISLTWPFVSGVIKRVKNVI
- a CDS encoding tripartite tricarboxylate transporter substrate binding protein, translating into MFKKYVAVLMCVLSLVACSCVAAIAADTYPSKPIKMVVGYAPGGGVDTTARIFAKYAEEFLGQPIIITNITGGGGSIGAREVLKAKPDGYTLLWMHEAILSGYITGVAKFSWEEFTPLGKAVATCDAIVVKADAPWKTIDEFMVYLNKNPGKVKMPVEIGSMSQLELAAIDNAAGGKKIVAVSGGGGATRIPKLLGGFLDAASLNAPSIPQYVKDGSLRPLAVCTPERSPFFPGLPTLKERGYDVNKPFNMYVFGPKELPKAVVIKINGALKQMTADPRVKKDLAAILASPSFMTPEEQVKYLANLTKYLQGVAKKAGINQK
- the ggt gene encoding gamma-glutamyltransferase; the encoded protein is MEKAARLFLALIFIAATAVASMAATANEVYAKHGMVSAANELASKAGVEIMQKGGNAIDAAVATALALNVVEFNASGIGGGGFMTIRDAKTGKTICLDYRETAPQSATKEMYASDASKKAKESIYGGKSVGVPGWLKGMTYALDKYGTMKFKDVAAPAIRLAEEGFVVAPMQNEIIADNYETLAKFSGTNLPYFEDDLPIAAGKVLKQPALGKLFRLIGEKGPDVFYKGEVADAVVRAVERTGGKLTKEDLAGYKMFERTPITGSYRGYQIYSMPPSSSGGTHIVQLLNIMENFDVKAMKPGSAKFAHVWAEATKLAFADRGKYMADTAFVKVPLNGLQSKAYAKTQAAKIDMKKVNANAEAGDPWKYDKGTASAYIAGLGSERQSTSSFSVVDQNGNIVTSTNTINYFCGSSVYVPEYGFLLNDEMDDFSQDPKSVNAPEPGKRPLSSMSPTIVLDPSGRAFMSIGAAGATRIITAVSQIIMNVIDFGMEMDEAIEQTRFHNQSGTLLRVDQGRTQDTTMALLGMEGYKIEEVGPGTLGTAQGILFDHAKGRMNGGADSRRLGVPVGF
- the ilvD gene encoding dihydroxy-acid dehydratase, which translates into the protein MDNSRNIILTTKRLPSDEIVNGADRAGHRALLYSLGIEKDEMTRPFIAVVNSWNEIVPGCAPLKEIASFVKRGISEAGGLPFEFCTIGVCDGLAQGHRGMSYSLPSREVIADSIEIMLKAHCFDGAVFLGSCDKIIPGMLMAALRVNIPSIFVQSGPMQNGCYKGQKLSLPSLREYTGKFFESHITAEELEKIEKSTMPTLGSCAMLGTANSMSCVVETLGLGLPMTATTPPFTSQKKQEAVRAGRIVVDLVYKGRRPKDYVTKNSIENALRVGFAIGSSTNLVLHISEIAKEAGIDISLTEMDEISESTPYISKLHPSGTVPFNDLNAAGGVPAILRSLGPLLHLSERCVCGQSIEEIAETADWVDREIIRPKEKPFHTKGSLKVLWGSLAPDGAVVKQSGVADKMRIHTGPAVVFENMEAAIIAVEEGRITKGSVVVIRNEGPVGGPGMREMQLVTTLMVGTGLSDTTALVTDGRFSGATRGPCIGHVSPEAALGGPIAYVRNGDAISINLEEGRLDLEITAEEMQKRIESDPLSDIQSQEGVLGSFIEHYIQKHKKERKNRRSVA
- a CDS encoding GntR family transcriptional regulator is translated as MNSNSPFSSLSQYAPSAAFNTSVETLVVQTLRSAITQGAFYPGQEIDEAAIAEGLQISKMPVRQAIAALEVEGLVTKVPRKKVYVTSLDKHDIEEIYTTRIALEEVAIRTAIKKATEKDYQLLEENLAIPLSQMGGYVGFLEVDKEFHSLLYSPSGWHRVIKYLQQLRNNTAMYRILREPLPSEKLLLSLEEHHAIYIAYLKKDEEMTAKLLREHTLRTIPSLNDITRANDTVSLLQKLK